A genomic stretch from Flavobacterium nitratireducens includes:
- a CDS encoding alanine/glycine:cation symporter family protein, producing the protein MEEFVVALNSIVWSNSLIVLCLGIGLYFSIRTRFLQLRHIKEMWKLLFDGESTDSGVSSFQALAMSLAGRVGTGNIAGVATAIAFGGPGAMFWMWTVAFLGASTAYVEATLAQIYKEKHLGEFRGGPAFYIERGLKMKWFGILFAVVSVVSAGVFLPGVQANSVAEGIKNAFDVETWISGLGMVVLFGAIVFGGVKRIARFTEYVVPFMAIGYIAFALIIIGVNFDQLGRVLSLIFKSAFNLEAGFGAVFGLAIQWGVKRGIYSNEAGQGTAPHIAAAANVSHPVKQGLVQSFSVYIDTLFVCSATGFMILITGMYNVQNPEFGSNGASEFLYHGLKNVAVGPAYTQMAMDTVFSGFGSYFVAVALFFFAFTTVIAYYYIAETNISYLTRKFESPAFYYVLKVIMMVVIMYGAVNQATLAWAIGDLGVGLMAWFNIIAIILLQKPALKALLDYEKKKKEGKDPVFLPETIDVSNAHIWNTLNKVKTE; encoded by the coding sequence ATGGAAGAATTTGTTGTTGCCTTAAATAGTATCGTTTGGAGTAATTCTTTAATAGTTTTGTGTTTAGGAATTGGTTTGTATTTTTCAATACGAACGCGTTTTTTACAACTTCGACATATTAAAGAAATGTGGAAATTGCTATTTGATGGAGAGAGTACAGATTCAGGAGTTTCTTCTTTTCAGGCTTTGGCAATGTCATTAGCAGGTAGAGTAGGTACAGGTAATATAGCTGGAGTTGCTACTGCCATTGCTTTTGGAGGACCAGGTGCTATGTTTTGGATGTGGACAGTTGCCTTCTTAGGGGCAAGTACAGCTTATGTTGAAGCGACTTTGGCGCAAATATATAAAGAGAAACATTTAGGTGAATTTCGTGGTGGTCCTGCTTTTTATATAGAAAGAGGTTTGAAAATGAAATGGTTCGGAATTTTGTTTGCTGTAGTTTCTGTTGTTTCGGCAGGCGTATTTTTGCCGGGAGTTCAGGCGAATTCGGTAGCAGAAGGAATAAAAAATGCTTTTGATGTTGAAACTTGGATTTCAGGTTTGGGAATGGTTGTTTTGTTTGGAGCGATTGTTTTTGGAGGAGTAAAAAGGATTGCAAGGTTTACTGAATATGTAGTTCCGTTTATGGCAATTGGTTATATAGCATTTGCTTTAATTATTATTGGAGTGAATTTTGATCAGTTAGGGCGTGTGTTGAGTTTGATTTTTAAGAGTGCATTTAATTTAGAAGCAGGATTCGGGGCTGTTTTTGGATTGGCTATTCAGTGGGGGGTGAAGAGAGGAATCTACTCTAATGAAGCAGGTCAAGGAACAGCGCCTCATATTGCGGCTGCAGCCAATGTTTCGCATCCGGTAAAACAAGGTTTGGTGCAGTCTTTTTCGGTTTACATTGATACTTTGTTTGTGTGTTCGGCTACTGGATTTATGATTTTGATTACAGGAATGTATAATGTTCAAAACCCTGAATTTGGTAGTAACGGAGCTTCGGAGTTTTTGTATCATGGTTTAAAAAACGTAGCAGTAGGACCGGCTTATACACAAATGGCAATGGATACCGTTTTTTCTGGTTTTGGATCGTATTTTGTAGCAGTAGCATTATTTTTCTTTGCTTTTACAACTGTTATAGCCTATTATTATATTGCTGAAACGAATATTTCTTATTTGACTAGAAAATTTGAATCACCTGCGTTTTATTATGTGTTAAAAGTAATAATGATGGTTGTGATTATGTATGGTGCGGTTAATCAAGCAACTTTGGCTTGGGCAATTGGGGATTTAGGGGTAGGTTTGATGGCGTGGTTTAATATTATTGCGATTATTCTTTTGCAAAAACCAGCATTAAAAGCTCTTTTGGATTATGAAAAAAAGAAAAAGGAAGGAAAGGATCCTGTTTTTTTACCTGAAACAATTGATGTTTCAAATGCTCATATTTGGAATACTTTAAACAAAGTTAAAACAGAGTAA